The DNA segment GTGTGCGTGGCTGTGCGTCGCTGCTCGGTTCTGTCTTAGGCGTGGTCTCGATGTTAATGCAGGTCAAGTGGTAGCCTCGAAGCGCTGCCTTCAGCCATCTGCGAAGTCCTCTCAAAGTCTTCTTGTGATCGGCCCCCTGTTCTGGCCTCAAGTGAATGATGTAAGTGATTCTGTCGTCCATGGGTCTGTCCTTTTTCCTGTGTTCTTTATGTCAACGTCTACACAACCTCTTAAATCCCTGGTTTTTTGGGGGTTATGTAGACGTAGACGCCTGACCGACTCGTAAAACTCGCTTTGGTGCTCCGCCTTGTTCGCCCGGCTCGTAGGTATGCCATGCCGCTATCCTCGCCCGCACCATTTGGGTTCCGATCTCATTCGCTGCGTCAGTGTTCACAATTGAACGCTGTCCTTGAACCAGTTCTCGCATGGTGCATTCCCCGTTCTTGGTGCGAGTGATCCAGTCGGCCAGCGCTCGGAGCTCCCTGGTTGCATCGTCGTCGTCGATCGTGGCGTATAGACGCGACGCTTCGAATTTGAACCATTCCACCAACCCGATAGCGTCCTGCATCGTCGAAGCGTCTACCGCAACCTCGATGTCATCGCCAGCGTTTACCTGTTTGACGATATGAATCAACAGCGCCAGTCGTGGAACGTATCCCAGCAGTTTCGACCATGCGGCTGCAGAGTCTCCGGTAAGCTCCGATTGCTCTTGATGGTGGTAATTGAAGAACGTGATGAACTCTCGCTTTGCAGTCGCATCCAAGCCGATGTAATGCGGTTCCGATACGCCGTCTGCAAACTGGATCCCTTGCAACGAAAGGAACAAACGGTCAACCGCCTGCTGTGTCGACTCGCTGACTTCTTCGTCCGTCCAGAACTGCGACTTTCTTGGCGGGGAAGCGATAAGAAAACGACTTGCCATCCCTGACGCGCGATGTTCTCGCCCCATCGCTTTCGCCAAGACGGACGGCTGAATCCCGCCGGTGATCGAAACCAAAGCCGTCTCGACAAACGTCGGTCGTGTTCCCTCGCCCTTTCGGTCAACGGTCATCGACTCGCCGTCGAACATGCTCAACCAGTGCGCTTCGTCCGCACCCTGCGACGACTTGTAAGCGTTGAATCCTCCAAGCCATCCTGACAGTTCATCCCGCTGCAACAGTAGCCCTCTCGGGTTCTGCTGTAACAACGGTGCAAGTGCCTCGACGGTCGTATCGCTTACCACCACTCGCTCCGGCTGCGGATATTCCGGCTGCTCTGGTGGCGGTTCGCTCGACTTTGAACGCTTGTGTTCCTTGATAGCTGCGTCGTACTGCTGTTTCTCTTGTTCGTAGCCATCCAACGCGACCGAATGTTCGTCAAGCATCGCCTTTTGTTGTCGCTGAATCGGTCCCTTCGCGACCTTGAACGCCGGGGACTTTGCGGTCCCGCTCTCACCGACAATCATGGTCCAGATACAGGCAGGAGGCGTCCAACCTTTTTTGACTACGATTCTCGCTGTGTTGCCGATCGTCGCGCCGACACAGCTTAGAAGCGGCAGTGCAACGAAAGACTCATCGCAACCGATCGCCTTTGCCCCCTCGGTCACCAATTCACGCAAGGGGCTCGGCAGCTTGTGGGCCGGGAAAAGCTGGTAAGCGTCTCGCTGCACGGCAGGCTCCGGTTCAGGTTCATCAAAGGAACCATCGCGAAGGTACCGCTTGATAGGTTCGGCATGCGGCTTTAGCTTTCGGTGCCAATCTTCCGCTATGCTGCCACCCAGCTTCAATGCTTTACCATCCAACTCGAACGTCACTCCGTCCGCCTCTGCCGCGTTCATTGCAGCCATCGCTTTCCTTATAGCGTCCATGTGGGAGCCTCCTGCGTCATCGAATTAGCGGCTCGCAGCATCGACAGGTTTATCTGTCGGACGGCAAGGTCTGCTGGACGGATCTCTTCGACAGTCCCGGTCTTTCGCAGCATGCCGGGGAAATAGATGTCCCTGTATGGCATTGGCAGAGAGAGCTCTAGAAAGTCCTCGGCAGTGATCTCGCCAGCGACATTAGATGTGGCGGTCATGTTGGCGATGTGAACGTCGATGTTCTCGCCGAAAACCTCGATGTATCTATCGGCATGGGTGACAATCAAAACTTTTTGTCGTTGCTGACGTTTGGGTGCAAGCCAATTTTTCGGCTTGCCTGCCTGCGTTCGATCGTCCATAATCTCTGTGTTCCTTGTCTGTCTGACTTGTGAAAAATGATGCCGGTTGTCGTCGGCTGAAAACTCGAAAGCGTCCTCAGTTACTAGCTGCAGGGCGTTTTTCGTTGTGCGGCTGTCGCAAGGCTTGGCCCTCTCGCGGCTGCTTCGGTCAGTAGCCTGCGGATGCTCTCCGCTGTGGTAGGCGATGTCATTTACTCACCTCCGTCTCTTGCGGAAGTGACAGCAACAACACCGCGATTGCTCGGGCCTGTTCTTTGGTGATGGCTCCGCTCATTTCGGTCCCCCGTTTGGCTTGGTCGGCCTAGTGAACCGAATAACGATGCCAAACTGCTTTTCAAGCAGCCGCTTTGTCGATTCAAGCAGCGGCTTATCGCCAGCGACATGGGCAGCGTTCGCCACAGCAACTAGCGAACTTGGTGAAGTGTTTCCTTGTGACATTGCAACCTCCTATTGGTTACTAATGCACCGAACCGGACATGCAACCGGACATGTCCGCGCATAAAAAAACCGTTTCCTCTAGAGAAAACAGTTAAAAAGTTTTTTTAGGGGTGACAGTGTGCGCCGCTATGTCCGCTTTTCGCGAAGGCTTTTTTTCGCTTCTTCCTTGGCAGATTGCAGCGCTTTCCACGTTGCTAATCGCCTGACAGTCCGTTCGTTGACATCAAGCAACTCAGCCCATTCCTTTGCCGTAAATTCCCTCCGTCGCGGATCTGCGTCCAGTAAAACCAGCATGCGTTCATCCGCCGTGCCGAAGGTGCCTTCCGTCTCCTTTTCATCGTCCCCGTTCGGGTAGCCGCCCCTGGTGCTTTCGTTAGCCCGTCTCGCAATCGCCCATGACTTGATCGACTCAGCCACCCGATTGTAATCGGCGAGGCTGAGCGACTCACCTACATTTGCTCCGCTCGCGAGCGCGGCGGCTCGCCACTCGGTGTGATGACCAAGCGGCGGCAGTCCCGTCAGCGCGGTCCACTCTCTATTCTGCCTTCGGTGTAGGTCAGCAAGCCTTGGGTCGCTCGCCATCGTGCCGTTCATGTAGTCGCCATGACTGGTGATGAACTTCAGTTGTGATTCCTGTGATTCAAGGGGGTCGTTTTTCGCCAGTCCAGCGAAAGCTTTAATTTCCTCAGTGATCCAGGGGAAAACATCGCGGAAGATTTCTAGTCGTTTTCGCCAGATTGCTTTACTTTGCGTTCGATACAATTCTGTGTACTGGGCCTGCTGCTGGTCCGTTGCTTTCTGCCGCTCTTTCATCGTCTCACCTTTCGAAAAACGGGGTTCGGTCCGACCGTCGCGGTGAGATGCGAAAGCCGAACCGAACGCGCGGGTAATTAATCCGCTCCCGGTGTTGATGGCTGACAACTCGCCAGCCTATGAACCCAATAGTAAGTCTACGATGCAACCGTTAGGCTGCCAACGCTACGGTAAACCGTATAGCAAATGCTGGTTTGCTGTGTTCGTTAAGTTGGCAAGTCGGCACCTGCTGACTTCATGTTAATCGCCGCTGCGAATCCGTGTCCCTGCGGGTACCGAAGTGATCCAAGGCGGAGTTGTAATTGCACTCCGCCTCAGATTGAACGCTACATGGGAAAGATCTCGGGACCGCTCATGGACCGGATCGATATCCATATTGAAGTCCCTGCGGTTCCTTTTGAAGAATTGTCCAATGGTTCAAAAGGGACGGACAGCGAAACGATGCGAGTCCAAGTCAATCAAGCGCGCGAGATTCAGGCGGAGCGGTTTAATAAATCGGTGACGCGTTACAACGCGCTGATGAGTAGCCGTGATGTGCGGCGGCACTGTGCGCTTGACCGGACATGCCAAAATCTGCTGCGGCATTCCGTCGAAGAGATGGGCTTAAGTGCAAGAGCCCATGACAAGATCCTCCGAGTCGCTCGGACCATCGCTGATATGGAAGCAAGCGAAGCGATCACAGAGCCTCACCTGCAAGAAGCCGTCAACTATCGAACGCTCGACCGCGATCTTTGGACGTAGGGACGAGCGGTATTTGAGTGTCGTCCTTCGCTCCGCGAAAGTAGCGCATGGGCGCGTTCTTTCGTTGGGGGCGTGCGATTTACAAGCGGAAGGTTTGCAAGCGAGGGCAGGCCCCATGCCAGCTTGTCTGGCATGAAGCCAAGATTTGAAATTAGTTCGCATGCCCTCAAAAGCACGCAACCGGATCGAATTGCCGCCGCAGGCGGCAATTCGATCCGGTTGCGATAGCCTGGGGGTAACCTACCTCTAATCTCAAATCTTGCGTTCCTGTCGGGCGAGCCGCCGAGGGGGCGTGGTGTTCGGACGTCAGCACGGCTGCCAGTTGCAGCCTCCCGCGGCAAGCCTGGAAACGAAACTTGCGGTATCGAAACCGGTTGCTGCTTACGTCGTGGCGACTAAGCGGCTCTTCTTTGGTTGGCGCTGTAGTGCTGGTTGTCTTGGTAAAGATGTTCGCGGGTTGGGGGCATGCCGGAGGGTTCTTTCTTGGCCTGCTTTTCTACTAGGACTTGGTAGAGTCGAGCTCCTCCGTTTTTGAAGGCTAGCGAACAACCGGTTAGGTAAAGCAACCACATGCGGTACTTCTCTTCGCCCACGAATCCGATCGCCTCTTCACGGCGTTCGTGCAGGCGTTGGCTCCATAGTTTGCAGGTTTGCATGTAATGGTTTCGCCAGCCTTCGACGTCGGCGACTTCGAATCCGTTGCACTCCAGCGACTGGATCATGTGTCCCACGTGGTCCAGTTCACCACCCGGGAAGATGTACTTGTTTAGCAGTCGGCGTTCGGCGTTTTGGCGGCGGAACTTTTTCATTGTTTCCTTCGCCGGTCTGGTGATTCCATGCAGCATGAAGAGCCCGTGTTTGGGCATCAAGCTGTTGACTCGCTGCACGAAGCCGTTGAGGTTGTCGATGCCGATGTGTTCGTACATGCCAATCGATGCGACTTTGTCGAACTGCCCTTCCAGGTCTGCGTAGTCTTTCAGTTCGACCGTGACTTGTCTTTCAAGACCTTGTTCACGAATCTTGTTTTCGGTGTAGCTGACTTGGTTTTCCGCTAGGGTGACTCCGTGCGCCTTTACGCCGTAGTGTTTCGCGGCGTGGCAGAGCAGGCTTCCCCAGCCGAAGCCGATGTCCAGAAAAGTCTCGCCCGGTTTTAGCTGCAGCTTGCGACAGATCATGTCCAGTTTGTCGAACTGCGCTTGCTCCAGCGAGTTGTCCCAGTCGGTGAAGTAGCCGCAGGTGTAAACCATTTCTTTGTCGAGGAACAATTCGTAAAAATCGTTGCTGACGTCGTAATGGAATTGAATGAAGTCCTTGTTTTCGGCTTTTTCTCGTTTTCGGCCGGTGATGTCCCCTTGGTACTCGTGGTCGACATCGACGTTCTTGGCCGATTCAAACAGAAACGGAAGCAGCGAACGAAAAAGCGTTGACTTGCGAATGTTCCTCGAACGTTTGCGGGAATCGCGAACGTAGAGCGCTTCGATGAATGTATGTAGGTCCGCACCGTGGAAGCCGATGTGGCCTCGGGCGTAATGCTTTAGCAGGTTTTCGGGCGTGGGGCGGCGGACGAGTGATCCGATCACTCCCGGACCACTGATTGAGAGATGCAGGTTCGGGTCGACGTTTTCTCCCAATGGGATCATTCGGCCGTCCCATAGTTTGACCGAGACGCGACTGTTCAATTGACCGGCGAGTTGTTCGATCAAGTGCTGTGCGGCTGAGAGTTGTTTTTCGCTGCGACGGTCGCGTCCGAACATGGTGAGGTTCCGTGTGTCTGACCGCTTTGGCAGTCGCTGGGAATGTTGGCCGGGAAAATTTCCAGGGGTTTCTTCTTCTCGATTGGTGGAAATCGATGGATTCCCCTCCTTTAGCAGGGGGCGGCGGCAGAACGCAATATCGATTCTGAATCCCAGGTTTTTGAAAAGAATCGAAATTAAGCCGTAGACAGTTATCCCGAAACGAAGTTTAATGTTTATCGACCGATGGTCGATAAATAGCCGACCGGTGGTTGGTAATCCTTTGAGCTGTTGTGGAGAAAGGAAAATCATGGGGTGGCAGCGAGCCAGGCAACCGGAGCAAAAGAACGCGCGGATCGCAAGTATTTTGCTAGCTGCGGGCGAATTGTTTGATGAGCGCGAGGTGACGGAGGTTTCGATGCGGGACATCGCAGCACGCGCCGGCATGGGGAAAGCCAGCCTGTACCACTATTTCAAGACAAAGGAAGAGGTTTTCCTTGCGATGCATGGCGACGAGCTAGTCCTCTGGCTAGAGAGCCTGGAGCGTCGTCTGGGCCGAATGCGATCTCCGACGCCTAAGCGAGTCGCCGCGGCACTTGTCAAAGAGCTGCGGGATCGGCCTCGGTTTTGTCGGCTGATGGCGATCCTTTCGTCGGTTCTGGAACGGAACTTGTCCGATCAGGCGATCGCGGATTTCAAAGAATCGTTGCTGATACCAAAAGAGCGATTTGTGGCTGGGATCCAGCAGGCCTTGCCTGCCCTAACGGATCGTGAAGCACGAGATTTTCTCTTTCAACACCATGCCGTCGTCGCGGGAATGCGGCCCATTGCCTATCCAACCGAGCAGATGGCGGCGGTTCTAGAAGAGCCAGAATACAAAGATTTTCGGATCGATTTTTTTGGTTTGCTGGAGCAAACATTTATGAAATTGTTACAGGGATCTGTGGAGGATTCGGTTCGTGGAAAATAAACATCGAAAACAAGTCCGATCAGGCATGGTTCATGGACTGTGGATTCCCATTTTGGGTGGGTTGCTGGCGCAAAGTATCGGGTGCAGTAAACCGGTGCGTGAATTCCCGCCGAAGGCTCCACAACCTGTGACGGTGATGTCATTGGAAAAACGTTTGCCGCCGGTCTCCTATTTCGCTTCGGGAAGCGTCAAATCGTGGAAGAACGAAAAGATCGGCTTCGAGGTATCCGGACGGGTTCAATGGGTTTTGGAGCCTGGTCAGGACATCGACGGCCGAGTCTATGACGCGGACAAAAATCTGATTCAGAAGGGGACTCCTCTGGCTCAGATCGATCCGGCCCACTACGTCATCGCGGTGAAATCGGCCAAGGCGAATCTTGAGATGGCCGAAGCGAAACGGGATTCGCTGAAAATCCGCCTCGAAGAGTCTTTGGTAGCTGACGTGCAATCGGCCGAAGCCGAACTGGAGCTTGCAGGAATTGAATTCGAGCGAGTCAAAGGACTGAAGGAGCAAAACGCGATTTCACAGGCTCAGTTCGACCAAGCCCGGATCCTGCAGAAGACTCGTCAGGCGGCTTTGCGTTCATTGGATGCGAGCAAGCGGCAAACAGAGACGGAACTGAAGTCGGCGGCAGCCGAAATCGAGGCTGCCAAACAAGCTTTGCTGGATGCGGAACGGGATGTGGAAAACACCACCTTGTATGGTTCCTATCAGGGACAGATATCCGAGGTGATGGTCGTTCCCGGGAGCGTGGTGAATGCCGGGGACCCTATCTTAACTTTGCAGATGACCAATCCCATTAAGGTTGAGGTGGAGTTGTCGTCGCAGCAGTCTAGGCAGCTTCGTCGCCGTCGTGGTTTGCCGGCCTCTTTCCGGTTGCCCGATGGATCGATGCGGCACGAAAATGCGTTTGTGTACAGCATGGATTCAAGTGCGGATCCGACCACGCGGACATTCACGATGACTCTGCTGATGCTGAATGAGAAATCGAGCACTTTAGGATCGACGGCGGAGGCTCCTATGGGAGCCGTTTACTCCGAGGATATTTGGCCCCTGAAATTGAATCGCATGATGGGGACCCCTGAAAATGTGGTCCTGGTCGAGGAGCAATCGATTGTGCATGAAGGGGACCAGACCTTCGTTTACTTGGTGACCAATACGACGCGGAGGGATCTGTTTCCGGAGGTCTTGAAAGTTCGCAAGCAGATGTTGGAGGAGTTAGATCTGCGTGTGCCGTTTCTTGGTAACTGGTTTTTCCGATCGGTCCAATTCAAAGACGATGATGGGAAAACGATGCCGGTCGACGAGGACTGGATCTATGTCGGCACCTTGGAGGGAGGCGAAGAGACACTGGCACATTGGGACGGCGAATCGGTGGTCTTGAACAGCCACGCCCAGTGGATGCACCGCCCCGGAGATTTGGTTGCCGTGAATTTGGCAAGCGACCAAGCTGAGGAAGGTTTTTACGTCCCTATTGAAGCGATTTACGAAGAAGCCGAACAATGCTACGTGTTCGCGATCCAAGATGGGAAAGTAAAACGTTTGCGAGTCGATCGCCAAGGGACCAAGAATTTGGATGCGGGAGCTTTGTTTGAAATTCGGTCCCCGGAACTGGTCAGCGGAATGGAGATCGTTGTTGGCGGAATCCACTTTTTGCGCGATGACCAACCGGTGCGAGTGATCGCCAAATTCGACGCGAGTTCGCTGGAGCCTACCCAAGTCGCTACGGAGGCACTGTAACGCAATGTCCTTGCCCGCAATCGCAGTAAAGTATCGGCCCATTGTCCTTTCCGTCGTGGTCTTGGCCATGGTTTGGGGAGGGATCACCTATCTGACCATTTCACGGCGTGAAGATCCTGAATTCACGATCCGGGTTTGCGTCGTGTCGACCACGTGGCCGGGAGCTCCGGCCGAAACGGTCGAGGAATTGGTGACCGACAAGATCGAACAGGAACTGATCAGTATTGAAGAGGTCAAGTTGACTCGGTCGACGACGGTGACCGGTCAGTCAACGATCTTTGTCGAGCTGGAGGATAATGTTTCACCGGCCGACATTCAGAACGTCTGGGACAAAGTTCGAGCTCGAGTCAATTTGGTCTCGATGCCGTCCAGTTCGGTTCGTCCGATTGTGAATGACGAGTTTGGGGATACGTCCGTTCTATTGTTGGCGGTCCATCAAACGCCTTCTCATCAGCGTGAGCAGATTCGCGAAGAAGATCTGTATGCACCCCGGCAGTTAGAAATTTATGCGGAAACCCTGCAAGATTCACTGCGTCTGTTGCCCGGGGTTGCCAAGGTGGAGATGTTTGGCGAGTTAAACGAAGCGATTTATATCGAAACCGATTTGGCGAACTGGTCGCAGCTGAAACTGACAACGGCTGAATTGGAATCTTTGGCTAGGGATCGCAACATCATTGAAGCGGGGGGCGAGCTGGATACAAAATCGGGCCATTATGCGGTGCAGATCGGCGGCGAATTTAATGCCGTGCGCGAGATCAATCAGATTGCCAGTACGGTCCGAACGGCGGGCGGAGACAACAGCGTTCCCCTTTCGGAACTGGGGCTGGCGGTGACTCGATCGGTAGAAAGCCCTGCCAGCTACATCTGCCGCTATGGAGAGACAACGGGTAGCACTCCCGCAGTGATGCTGGGGATCACGATGAAGTCGGGTGCGAATATTATCGACGTTTGCCAAGCGGCTAGGGATCGCGTCAATGAACTGACCGAAGTGTCGCAGCAGTTGCCACCCGATATCGCGGTGACGCCGGTTTCCGATC comes from the Roseimaritima multifibrata genome and includes:
- a CDS encoding TetR/AcrR family transcriptional regulator, which produces MFIDRWSINSRPVVGNPLSCCGERKIMGWQRARQPEQKNARIASILLAAGELFDEREVTEVSMRDIAARAGMGKASLYHYFKTKEEVFLAMHGDELVLWLESLERRLGRMRSPTPKRVAAALVKELRDRPRFCRLMAILSSVLERNLSDQAIADFKESLLIPKERFVAGIQQALPALTDREARDFLFQHHAVVAGMRPIAYPTEQMAAVLEEPEYKDFRIDFFGLLEQTFMKLLQGSVEDSVRGK
- a CDS encoding magnesium chelatase subunit ChlI family protein produces the protein MLIAAANPCPCGYRSDPRRSCNCTPPQIERYMGKISGPLMDRIDIHIEVPAVPFEELSNGSKGTDSETMRVQVNQAREIQAERFNKSVTRYNALMSSRDVRRHCALDRTCQNLLRHSVEEMGLSARAHDKILRVARTIADMEASEAITEPHLQEAVNYRTLDRDLWT
- a CDS encoding YfjI family protein is translated as MDAIRKAMAAMNAAEADGVTFELDGKALKLGGSIAEDWHRKLKPHAEPIKRYLRDGSFDEPEPEPAVQRDAYQLFPAHKLPSPLRELVTEGAKAIGCDESFVALPLLSCVGATIGNTARIVVKKGWTPPACIWTMIVGESGTAKSPAFKVAKGPIQRQQKAMLDEHSVALDGYEQEKQQYDAAIKEHKRSKSSEPPPEQPEYPQPERVVVSDTTVEALAPLLQQNPRGLLLQRDELSGWLGGFNAYKSSQGADEAHWLSMFDGESMTVDRKGEGTRPTFVETALVSITGGIQPSVLAKAMGREHRASGMASRFLIASPPRKSQFWTDEEVSESTQQAVDRLFLSLQGIQFADGVSEPHYIGLDATAKREFITFFNYHHQEQSELTGDSAAAWSKLLGYVPRLALLIHIVKQVNAGDDIEVAVDASTMQDAIGLVEWFKFEASRLYATIDDDDATRELRALADWITRTKNGECTMRELVQGQRSIVNTDAANEIGTQMVRARIAAWHTYEPGEQGGAPKRVLRVGQASTST
- a CDS encoding efflux RND transporter periplasmic adaptor subunit; the encoded protein is MENKHRKQVRSGMVHGLWIPILGGLLAQSIGCSKPVREFPPKAPQPVTVMSLEKRLPPVSYFASGSVKSWKNEKIGFEVSGRVQWVLEPGQDIDGRVYDADKNLIQKGTPLAQIDPAHYVIAVKSAKANLEMAEAKRDSLKIRLEESLVADVQSAEAELELAGIEFERVKGLKEQNAISQAQFDQARILQKTRQAALRSLDASKRQTETELKSAAAEIEAAKQALLDAERDVENTTLYGSYQGQISEVMVVPGSVVNAGDPILTLQMTNPIKVEVELSSQQSRQLRRRRGLPASFRLPDGSMRHENAFVYSMDSSADPTTRTFTMTLLMLNEKSSTLGSTAEAPMGAVYSEDIWPLKLNRMMGTPENVVLVEEQSIVHEGDQTFVYLVTNTTRRDLFPEVLKVRKQMLEELDLRVPFLGNWFFRSVQFKDDDGKTMPVDEDWIYVGTLEGGEETLAHWDGESVVLNSHAQWMHRPGDLVAVNLASDQAEEGFYVPIEAIYEEAEQCYVFAIQDGKVKRLRVDRQGTKNLDAGALFEIRSPELVSGMEIVVGGIHFLRDDQPVRVIAKFDASSLEPTQVATEAL
- a CDS encoding SAM-dependent methyltransferase; the protein is MFGRDRRSEKQLSAAQHLIEQLAGQLNSRVSVKLWDGRMIPLGENVDPNLHLSISGPGVIGSLVRRPTPENLLKHYARGHIGFHGADLHTFIEALYVRDSRKRSRNIRKSTLFRSLLPFLFESAKNVDVDHEYQGDITGRKREKAENKDFIQFHYDVSNDFYELFLDKEMVYTCGYFTDWDNSLEQAQFDKLDMICRKLQLKPGETFLDIGFGWGSLLCHAAKHYGVKAHGVTLAENQVSYTENKIREQGLERQVTVELKDYADLEGQFDKVASIGMYEHIGIDNLNGFVQRVNSLMPKHGLFMLHGITRPAKETMKKFRRQNAERRLLNKYIFPGGELDHVGHMIQSLECNGFEVADVEGWRNHYMQTCKLWSQRLHERREEAIGFVGEEKYRMWLLYLTGCSLAFKNGGARLYQVLVEKQAKKEPSGMPPTREHLYQDNQHYSANQRRAA